In one window of Notolabrus celidotus isolate fNotCel1 chromosome 17, fNotCel1.pri, whole genome shotgun sequence DNA:
- the lsm5 gene encoding U6 snRNA-associated Sm-like protein LSm5, translated as MKMAATPATNPSQLLPLELVDKCIGSRIHIVMKTDKEIVGTLLGFDDFVNMVLEDVTEFEITPEGRRITKLDQILLNGNNITMLIPGGEGPEV; from the exons ATGAAGATGGCGGCTACTCCGGCAACAAACCCTTCGCAGTTGCTTCCACTTG aACTCGTGGACAAATGTATCGGCTCCAGAATTCACATCGTCATGAAAACCGACAAAGAAATCGTCGGCACCTTGCTGGGGTTTGACGACTTTGTCA ACATGGTCCTGGAGGATGTGACAGAGTT tgaaatcacaccggaggggaggaggataACCAAACTGGACCAGATTCTACTCAACGGGAATAACATCACCATG CTCATACCCGGAGGAGAAGGCCCTGAAGTATGA
- the LOC117828648 gene encoding E3 ubiquitin-protein ligase RNF31-like isoform X1, whose product MSSGSASEQLEEVRRRAESILASSGSAQDVKAEVQTMASTPLPLPEKYRQLGVETMLRENTAGRNKQEVLDSLRRLVKALSVLEKYGCNLTNPARPKYWRNVKHNNPTFKRTVDSIEGGRRVLFLFGYTNQQIDGLSFPEEVTEPDAEKVAALTLEVMTFRAEVDMVLQGTHPQPEFFKDIIPSVIQQDTLVSDAVPILPVEEHQKKDIPQALSPSPTQLQGGQQLLTPTTDDPPAVGDCNLCGGPSSLVCPSCEKKPFCDACDDFFHRHPARANHKRDKIQNTKQETCSICGISPVHAQCFTCAQSLCLNCDKLFHSHPDRKGHSRNVITPAKTSSPSLSPWECAHCTTVNEMRAVLCTTCERPRLATAASNVQESLVSVSPNTEWQCKSCTVMNQGSSILCEVCERPRLATRPPAPSMLSSPGSLSESGTKQWMCQFCTFENTKPALVCVMCNQPCKDPAGVSLPQSLQQTPTSAAKDQPQPGVKPKPKPRVGMEMKRQMMMRDDGLSLINQIREAEKRGVSPEEVYAAICMSGGSNPCDWLTSELPHLLDEICAMAASVQLNYKAGDSGTQLEVVRDGQEAERSGPNDTGGGVKLSRAEAKLAWLAAGGDTQRAVRQLLRDRQFKMRELHSLGFRDVLRCEEALRQSGGEMRGALSLLQRPLLEQFHQRIWGEQPEPPIDPKHPDKQRMCRRLLALYELPSWGRCELVLSLLQEPDVTYSLEDVVHAVKESPDKDFIRRLLNNECPCCLCIFPRSKMQSLTSCQCSVCHECFRQHFTIAVRDKHIRDMVCPVCSGPDINDPELMDSYFSTLDIQLRVCLESDVYDLFHKKLTEQALMKDPKFLWCYHCTYGFINEGDQLKVTCLSCQKSFCAQCKKPWEPQHQDLSCEQFQQWKRENDPEYQRQGLAGYLRDNGITCPSCRFVYALTKGGCMHFSCSQCRYQFCSGCNNPYHKTVCKTPQCNFPGLHAHHPRDCLFYLRDWEPPRLQHLLQKCGVEFNTDPSDGAQTDACCVMEQKDEAGQQIDSPCGAQTQPGQAGLCEKHYREYLVSLINAHSLDPALLYDLQELTRACDRHQVDKQKGEAEDDNAYHARLLKKVMEVPLGEKVPRNK is encoded by the exons ATGAGCAGCGGCTCAGCATccgagcagctggaggaggtgaggaggagagcagagtcCATCCTCGCCTCTTCAGGTTCGGCTCAGGATGTGAAGGCTGAGGTCCAGACGATGGCCAGCACTCCGCTGCCTCTTCCAGAGAAGTACCGTCAGTTAGGGGTCGAGACCATGCTGAGGGAGAACACAGCGGGACGCAACAAACAGGAG GTTCTGGACTCTCTAAGGAGACTAGTCAAGGCCTTGAGTGTCCTGGAGAAGTACGGCTGTAACCTCACAAATCCTGCAAGGCCCAAGTACTGGAGGAACGTGAAGCACAACAACCCCACCTTCAAAAGGACGGTGGATTCAATTGAG GGCGGGCGTagagttctgtttttgttcGGCTACACTAACCAGCAGATTGACGGCCTCAGTTTCCCAGAGGAAGTCACTGAACCAGACGCTGAAAAAGTTGCAGCACTGACACTGGAGGTCATGACCTTTCGTGCCGAGGTGGACATGGTCTTACAG ggCACCCATCCTCAGCCAGAGTTCTTCAAAGATATCATCCCATCCGTCATCCAGCAG GACACACTGGTGAGTGACGCTGTGCCCATCCTGCCCGTAGAGGAACATCAGAAGAAAGACATCCCTCAGGCTCTGTCCCCCTCACCCACTCAGCTCCAAGGAGGACAACAACTTCTGACTCCAACGACAG ACGACCCTCCTGCAGTGGGGGATTGTAATTTGTGCGGTGGACCTTCATCTCTAGTTTGCCCGTCTTGTGAGAAAAAGCCTTTCTGTGATGCATGCGATGACTTTTTTCACCGCCACCCTGCGAGAGCCAATCACAAGAGGGACAAAATACAGAACACGAAACAAG aGACCTGCAGCATCTGTGGGATTTCTCCTGTTCACGCTCAGTGCTTCACCTGTGCTCAGAGCTTGTGTCTGAACTGTGACAAGCTTTTCCACTCTCACCCCGACCGCAAAGGGCACAGCAGGAACGTCATCACGCCGGCCAAAACATCCAG TCCGTCTCTGTCCCCGTGGGAGTGCGCTCACTGCACCACGGTTAACGAGATGCGAGCCGTCCTCTGCACGACCTGCGAACGGCCTCGACTCGCCACGGCCGCCTCCAACGTTCAGGAGAGCCTCGTGTCAGTTTCTCCCAACACAG AGTGGCAGTGTAAGAGCTGCACAGTCATGAATCAAGGCAGCAGCATCCTCTGTGAGGTGTGTGAGCGCCCTCGTCTGGCCACCCGCCCACCTGCACCATCGATGCTGTCCAGTCCAGGGTCTCTGTCTGAGTCTGGAACAAAG CAGTGGATGTGTCAGTTCTGCACCTTTGAGAACACAAAGCCCGctctggtgtgtgtgatgtgtaacCAGCCGTGTAAAGACCCCGCTGGAGTGTCTCTGCCTCAGTCCCTGCAGCAGACTCCGACGTCCGCCGCCAAAGATCAACCCCAGCCGGGGGTCAAACCCAAACCAAAGCCCAGAGTCGGCATGGAGATGAAGAGACAGATGATGATGAGAGACGACGGCCTGAGTCTCATCAACCAGATCAGA GAAGCAGAAAAACGCGGCGTCAGTCCCGAGGAGGTGTACGCCGCCATCTGCATGTCCGGCGGCAGCAacccctgtgattggctgactTCAGAGCTGCCTCACCTGCTGGATGAAATCTGCGCCATGGCGGCCTCCGTCCAGCTAAACTACAAAGCAGGGGATTCTGGGACACAACTTGAGGTGGTGAGAGACGGACAGGAGGCCGAGCGGAGCGGTCCGAACGACACAGGCGGAGGCGTGAAGCTGTCTCGAGCAGAGGCCAAGCTGGCGTGGTTAGCCGCGGGAGGAGACACGCAGAGAGCCGTGAGACAGCTGCTCAGAGACAGACAGTTCAAG atgaGGGAGCTGCACTCTCTGGGCTTCAGAGATGTGTTGCGCTGCGAGGAGGCCCTGCGTCAGAGCGGCGGAGAGATGAGAGGGGCCCTGTCTCTGTTGCAGCGCCCCCTCCTGGAGCAGTTCCACCAGCGTATCTGGGGGGAACAGCCCGAGCCGCCGATTGATCCCAAACACCCGGACAAACAG AGGATGTGCAGACGTCTGCTGGCGTTATACGAGCTGCCCAGCTGGGGGCGCTGTGAGCTCGTCCTCTCGCTGCTTCAGGAGCCAGACGTCACGTACTCTCTGGAGGACGTGGTGCACGCTGTGAAAGAGTCCCCGGACAAAGATTTCATCCGGCGTCTCCTCAACAACGAGTGTCCCTGCTGTCTGTGCATCTTCCCCCGCAGCAAG ATGCAGTCTCTGACCTCCTGTCAGTGCTCCGTGTGTCACGAGTGCTTCAGGCAGCACTTCACCATCGCTGTGAGAGACAAACACATCAGAGACATGGTGTGTCCCGTCTGCAGCGGGCCGGACATCAACGACCCCGAGCTGATGGACAGCTACTTCTCCACGCTGGAcatacag ctgcGGGTGTGCTTGGAGTCTGACGTGTACGACCTGTTTCATAAAAAGCTGACGGAGCAGGCTCTGATGAAAGACCCAAAGTTCCTGTGGTGTTATCAC TGCACCTATGGTTTCATCAATGAAGGAGACCAGCTGAAGGTCACCTGTCTGTCCTGCCAGAAGAGTTTCTGCGCTCAGTGTAAGAAACCT TGGGAGCCTCAGCACCAGGATCTGTCCTGTGAGCAGTTCCAGCAGTGGAAGAGGGAGAACGACCCCGAGTATCAGAGGCAGGGCCTGGCCGGATACCTCCGAGACAACGGCATCA CCTGTCCTTCCTGCAGGTTCGTGTACGCTCTAACTAAAGGCGGCTGCATGCACTTCAGCTGCTCCCAGTGCAGGTACCAGTTCTGCAGCGGCTGCAACAACCCCTACCACAAG ACTGTGTGTAAGACGCCTCAGTGTAACTTCCCCGGGCTTCACGCTCATCACCCCAGAGACTGTCTCTTCTACCTCAGAGACTGGGAGCCGCCCAGACTGCAGCACCTGCTGCAG aagtGCGGCGTGGAGTTCAACACGGATCCATCTGACGGAGCTCAAACTG ACGCCTGCTGTGTGATGGAGCAGAAGGATGAAGCGGGTCAGCAGATCGATTCACCCTGTGGGGCCCAGACTCAGCCGGGACAAGCCGGACTCTGCGA GAAGCACTACAGGGAGTACCTGGTGAGTCTGATCAACGCTCACTCTCTGGACCCGGCTCTGCTCTACGACCTCCAGGAGCTGACCCGGGCGTGTGACCGACACCAGGTGGACAAGCAGAAAGGAGAAGCCGAGGATGACAACGCCTACCACGCTAGACTGCTCAAG
- the psme2 gene encoding proteasome activator complex subunit 2 yields MSKALKITRASTAQVETFRQSLYQEAATLFSSHIPQKMFQLDALLRDEAFNVTDMSCLQAPLDIPIPDPPSPEDEEMETDKNEEDEKKKKKAPKCGFIKGNEKISALLEKVKPEIVGLRETIITVSTWILHLIPKIEDGNDFGVAIQEKILERITAVRTKVDGFQTNINKYFTERGDAVAKASKETHVMDYRSLVHEKDENIYSEIRVIVLDIRGFYAELYDIISKNLDKVTNPKGEEKPSMY; encoded by the exons ATGTCGAAGGCTCTGAAAATAACTCGCGCGAGCACAGCTCAG GTGGAAACCTTCCGCCAGTCTCTGTATCAGGAG gcaGCAACTTTGTTCTCCAGCCACATCCCTCAGAAGATGTTCCAGCTGGATGCTCTGCTCAGG gatGAAGCCTTCAATGTCACAGACATGTCCTGCCTCCAGGCTCCACTGGACATCCCCATACCGGACCCTCCCTCACCAGAGGACGAG GAAATGGAGACAGACAAGAACGAAGAAgacgagaagaagaagaagaaag CTCctaaatgtggcttcattaagGGGAATGAGAAGATCTCAGCTCTTCTAGAGAAGGTGAAACCAGAGATCGTGGGTCTAAGAGAGACCATCATTACT GTCTCCACCTGGATCCTGCACCTCATCCCAAAAATAGAAGATGGAAACGACTTTGGCGTCGCGATCCAG GAGAAAATCTTGGAGAGAATCACAGCTGTGAGGACAAAAGTTGACGGTTTCCAGACAAACATCAACAA gtactttacagagagaggagatgctgTTGCAAAGGCTTCCAAAGAGACTCATGTG ATGGACTATCGCTCGCTCGTCCACGAGAAGGACGAAAACATCTACTCCGAGATCAGAGTGATCGTCCTGGACATCCGTGGCTTCTAC GCCGAGCTTTACGACATCATCAGCAAGAACCTCGACAAGGTGACCAACcccaaaggagaggagaagcCGTCCATGTACTGA
- the LOC117828648 gene encoding E3 ubiquitin-protein ligase RNF31-like isoform X2 — protein sequence MSSGSASEQLEEVRRRAESILASSGSAQDVKAEVQTMASTPLPLPEKYRQLGVETMLRENTAGRNKQEVLDSLRRLVKALSVLEKYGCNLTNPARPKYWRNVKHNNPTFKRTVDSIEGGRRVLFLFGYTNQQIDGLSFPEEVTEPDAEKVAALTLEVMTFRAEVDMVLQGTHPQPEFFKDIIPSVIQQDTLVSDAVPILPVEEHQKKDIPQALSPSPTQLQGGQQLLTPTTDDPPAVGDCNLCGGPSSLVCPSCEKKPFCDACDDFFHRHPARANHKRDKIQNTKQETCSICGISPVHAQCFTCAQSLCLNCDKLFHSHPDRKGHSRNVITPAKTSSPSLSPWECAHCTTVNEMRAVLCTTCERPRLATAASNVQESLVSVSPNTEWQCKSCTVMNQGSSILCEVCERPRLATRPPAPSMLSSPGSLSESGTKWMCQFCTFENTKPALVCVMCNQPCKDPAGVSLPQSLQQTPTSAAKDQPQPGVKPKPKPRVGMEMKRQMMMRDDGLSLINQIREAEKRGVSPEEVYAAICMSGGSNPCDWLTSELPHLLDEICAMAASVQLNYKAGDSGTQLEVVRDGQEAERSGPNDTGGGVKLSRAEAKLAWLAAGGDTQRAVRQLLRDRQFKMRELHSLGFRDVLRCEEALRQSGGEMRGALSLLQRPLLEQFHQRIWGEQPEPPIDPKHPDKQRMCRRLLALYELPSWGRCELVLSLLQEPDVTYSLEDVVHAVKESPDKDFIRRLLNNECPCCLCIFPRSKMQSLTSCQCSVCHECFRQHFTIAVRDKHIRDMVCPVCSGPDINDPELMDSYFSTLDIQLRVCLESDVYDLFHKKLTEQALMKDPKFLWCYHCTYGFINEGDQLKVTCLSCQKSFCAQCKKPWEPQHQDLSCEQFQQWKRENDPEYQRQGLAGYLRDNGITCPSCRFVYALTKGGCMHFSCSQCRYQFCSGCNNPYHKTVCKTPQCNFPGLHAHHPRDCLFYLRDWEPPRLQHLLQKCGVEFNTDPSDGAQTDACCVMEQKDEAGQQIDSPCGAQTQPGQAGLCEKHYREYLVSLINAHSLDPALLYDLQELTRACDRHQVDKQKGEAEDDNAYHARLLKKVMEVPLGEKVPRNK from the exons ATGAGCAGCGGCTCAGCATccgagcagctggaggaggtgaggaggagagcagagtcCATCCTCGCCTCTTCAGGTTCGGCTCAGGATGTGAAGGCTGAGGTCCAGACGATGGCCAGCACTCCGCTGCCTCTTCCAGAGAAGTACCGTCAGTTAGGGGTCGAGACCATGCTGAGGGAGAACACAGCGGGACGCAACAAACAGGAG GTTCTGGACTCTCTAAGGAGACTAGTCAAGGCCTTGAGTGTCCTGGAGAAGTACGGCTGTAACCTCACAAATCCTGCAAGGCCCAAGTACTGGAGGAACGTGAAGCACAACAACCCCACCTTCAAAAGGACGGTGGATTCAATTGAG GGCGGGCGTagagttctgtttttgttcGGCTACACTAACCAGCAGATTGACGGCCTCAGTTTCCCAGAGGAAGTCACTGAACCAGACGCTGAAAAAGTTGCAGCACTGACACTGGAGGTCATGACCTTTCGTGCCGAGGTGGACATGGTCTTACAG ggCACCCATCCTCAGCCAGAGTTCTTCAAAGATATCATCCCATCCGTCATCCAGCAG GACACACTGGTGAGTGACGCTGTGCCCATCCTGCCCGTAGAGGAACATCAGAAGAAAGACATCCCTCAGGCTCTGTCCCCCTCACCCACTCAGCTCCAAGGAGGACAACAACTTCTGACTCCAACGACAG ACGACCCTCCTGCAGTGGGGGATTGTAATTTGTGCGGTGGACCTTCATCTCTAGTTTGCCCGTCTTGTGAGAAAAAGCCTTTCTGTGATGCATGCGATGACTTTTTTCACCGCCACCCTGCGAGAGCCAATCACAAGAGGGACAAAATACAGAACACGAAACAAG aGACCTGCAGCATCTGTGGGATTTCTCCTGTTCACGCTCAGTGCTTCACCTGTGCTCAGAGCTTGTGTCTGAACTGTGACAAGCTTTTCCACTCTCACCCCGACCGCAAAGGGCACAGCAGGAACGTCATCACGCCGGCCAAAACATCCAG TCCGTCTCTGTCCCCGTGGGAGTGCGCTCACTGCACCACGGTTAACGAGATGCGAGCCGTCCTCTGCACGACCTGCGAACGGCCTCGACTCGCCACGGCCGCCTCCAACGTTCAGGAGAGCCTCGTGTCAGTTTCTCCCAACACAG AGTGGCAGTGTAAGAGCTGCACAGTCATGAATCAAGGCAGCAGCATCCTCTGTGAGGTGTGTGAGCGCCCTCGTCTGGCCACCCGCCCACCTGCACCATCGATGCTGTCCAGTCCAGGGTCTCTGTCTGAGTCTGGAACAAAG TGGATGTGTCAGTTCTGCACCTTTGAGAACACAAAGCCCGctctggtgtgtgtgatgtgtaacCAGCCGTGTAAAGACCCCGCTGGAGTGTCTCTGCCTCAGTCCCTGCAGCAGACTCCGACGTCCGCCGCCAAAGATCAACCCCAGCCGGGGGTCAAACCCAAACCAAAGCCCAGAGTCGGCATGGAGATGAAGAGACAGATGATGATGAGAGACGACGGCCTGAGTCTCATCAACCAGATCAGA GAAGCAGAAAAACGCGGCGTCAGTCCCGAGGAGGTGTACGCCGCCATCTGCATGTCCGGCGGCAGCAacccctgtgattggctgactTCAGAGCTGCCTCACCTGCTGGATGAAATCTGCGCCATGGCGGCCTCCGTCCAGCTAAACTACAAAGCAGGGGATTCTGGGACACAACTTGAGGTGGTGAGAGACGGACAGGAGGCCGAGCGGAGCGGTCCGAACGACACAGGCGGAGGCGTGAAGCTGTCTCGAGCAGAGGCCAAGCTGGCGTGGTTAGCCGCGGGAGGAGACACGCAGAGAGCCGTGAGACAGCTGCTCAGAGACAGACAGTTCAAG atgaGGGAGCTGCACTCTCTGGGCTTCAGAGATGTGTTGCGCTGCGAGGAGGCCCTGCGTCAGAGCGGCGGAGAGATGAGAGGGGCCCTGTCTCTGTTGCAGCGCCCCCTCCTGGAGCAGTTCCACCAGCGTATCTGGGGGGAACAGCCCGAGCCGCCGATTGATCCCAAACACCCGGACAAACAG AGGATGTGCAGACGTCTGCTGGCGTTATACGAGCTGCCCAGCTGGGGGCGCTGTGAGCTCGTCCTCTCGCTGCTTCAGGAGCCAGACGTCACGTACTCTCTGGAGGACGTGGTGCACGCTGTGAAAGAGTCCCCGGACAAAGATTTCATCCGGCGTCTCCTCAACAACGAGTGTCCCTGCTGTCTGTGCATCTTCCCCCGCAGCAAG ATGCAGTCTCTGACCTCCTGTCAGTGCTCCGTGTGTCACGAGTGCTTCAGGCAGCACTTCACCATCGCTGTGAGAGACAAACACATCAGAGACATGGTGTGTCCCGTCTGCAGCGGGCCGGACATCAACGACCCCGAGCTGATGGACAGCTACTTCTCCACGCTGGAcatacag ctgcGGGTGTGCTTGGAGTCTGACGTGTACGACCTGTTTCATAAAAAGCTGACGGAGCAGGCTCTGATGAAAGACCCAAAGTTCCTGTGGTGTTATCAC TGCACCTATGGTTTCATCAATGAAGGAGACCAGCTGAAGGTCACCTGTCTGTCCTGCCAGAAGAGTTTCTGCGCTCAGTGTAAGAAACCT TGGGAGCCTCAGCACCAGGATCTGTCCTGTGAGCAGTTCCAGCAGTGGAAGAGGGAGAACGACCCCGAGTATCAGAGGCAGGGCCTGGCCGGATACCTCCGAGACAACGGCATCA CCTGTCCTTCCTGCAGGTTCGTGTACGCTCTAACTAAAGGCGGCTGCATGCACTTCAGCTGCTCCCAGTGCAGGTACCAGTTCTGCAGCGGCTGCAACAACCCCTACCACAAG ACTGTGTGTAAGACGCCTCAGTGTAACTTCCCCGGGCTTCACGCTCATCACCCCAGAGACTGTCTCTTCTACCTCAGAGACTGGGAGCCGCCCAGACTGCAGCACCTGCTGCAG aagtGCGGCGTGGAGTTCAACACGGATCCATCTGACGGAGCTCAAACTG ACGCCTGCTGTGTGATGGAGCAGAAGGATGAAGCGGGTCAGCAGATCGATTCACCCTGTGGGGCCCAGACTCAGCCGGGACAAGCCGGACTCTGCGA GAAGCACTACAGGGAGTACCTGGTGAGTCTGATCAACGCTCACTCTCTGGACCCGGCTCTGCTCTACGACCTCCAGGAGCTGACCCGGGCGTGTGACCGACACCAGGTGGACAAGCAGAAAGGAGAAGCCGAGGATGACAACGCCTACCACGCTAGACTGCTCAAG
- the LOC117828648 gene encoding E3 ubiquitin-protein ligase RNF31-like isoform X3: protein MSSGSASEQLEEVRRRAESILASSGSAQDVKAEVQTMASTPLPLPEKYRQLGVETMLRENTAGRNKQEVLDSLRRLVKALSVLEKYGCNLTNPARPKYWRNVKHNNPTFKRTVDSIEGGRRVLFLFGYTNQQIDGLSFPEEVTEPDAEKVAALTLEVMTFRAEVDMVLQGTHPQPEFFKDIIPSVIQQDTLVSDAVPILPVEEHQKKDIPQALSPSPTQLQGGQQLLTPTTDDPPAVGDCNLCGGPSSLVCPSCEKKPFCDACDDFFHRHPARANHKRDKIQNTKQGHSRNVITPAKTSSPSLSPWECAHCTTVNEMRAVLCTTCERPRLATAASNVQESLVSVSPNTEWQCKSCTVMNQGSSILCEVCERPRLATRPPAPSMLSSPGSLSESGTKQWMCQFCTFENTKPALVCVMCNQPCKDPAGVSLPQSLQQTPTSAAKDQPQPGVKPKPKPRVGMEMKRQMMMRDDGLSLINQIREAEKRGVSPEEVYAAICMSGGSNPCDWLTSELPHLLDEICAMAASVQLNYKAGDSGTQLEVVRDGQEAERSGPNDTGGGVKLSRAEAKLAWLAAGGDTQRAVRQLLRDRQFKMRELHSLGFRDVLRCEEALRQSGGEMRGALSLLQRPLLEQFHQRIWGEQPEPPIDPKHPDKQRMCRRLLALYELPSWGRCELVLSLLQEPDVTYSLEDVVHAVKESPDKDFIRRLLNNECPCCLCIFPRSKMQSLTSCQCSVCHECFRQHFTIAVRDKHIRDMVCPVCSGPDINDPELMDSYFSTLDIQLRVCLESDVYDLFHKKLTEQALMKDPKFLWCYHCTYGFINEGDQLKVTCLSCQKSFCAQCKKPWEPQHQDLSCEQFQQWKRENDPEYQRQGLAGYLRDNGITCPSCRFVYALTKGGCMHFSCSQCRYQFCSGCNNPYHKTVCKTPQCNFPGLHAHHPRDCLFYLRDWEPPRLQHLLQKCGVEFNTDPSDGAQTDACCVMEQKDEAGQQIDSPCGAQTQPGQAGLCEKHYREYLVSLINAHSLDPALLYDLQELTRACDRHQVDKQKGEAEDDNAYHARLLKKVMEVPLGEKVPRNK, encoded by the exons ATGAGCAGCGGCTCAGCATccgagcagctggaggaggtgaggaggagagcagagtcCATCCTCGCCTCTTCAGGTTCGGCTCAGGATGTGAAGGCTGAGGTCCAGACGATGGCCAGCACTCCGCTGCCTCTTCCAGAGAAGTACCGTCAGTTAGGGGTCGAGACCATGCTGAGGGAGAACACAGCGGGACGCAACAAACAGGAG GTTCTGGACTCTCTAAGGAGACTAGTCAAGGCCTTGAGTGTCCTGGAGAAGTACGGCTGTAACCTCACAAATCCTGCAAGGCCCAAGTACTGGAGGAACGTGAAGCACAACAACCCCACCTTCAAAAGGACGGTGGATTCAATTGAG GGCGGGCGTagagttctgtttttgttcGGCTACACTAACCAGCAGATTGACGGCCTCAGTTTCCCAGAGGAAGTCACTGAACCAGACGCTGAAAAAGTTGCAGCACTGACACTGGAGGTCATGACCTTTCGTGCCGAGGTGGACATGGTCTTACAG ggCACCCATCCTCAGCCAGAGTTCTTCAAAGATATCATCCCATCCGTCATCCAGCAG GACACACTGGTGAGTGACGCTGTGCCCATCCTGCCCGTAGAGGAACATCAGAAGAAAGACATCCCTCAGGCTCTGTCCCCCTCACCCACTCAGCTCCAAGGAGGACAACAACTTCTGACTCCAACGACAG ACGACCCTCCTGCAGTGGGGGATTGTAATTTGTGCGGTGGACCTTCATCTCTAGTTTGCCCGTCTTGTGAGAAAAAGCCTTTCTGTGATGCATGCGATGACTTTTTTCACCGCCACCCTGCGAGAGCCAATCACAAGAGGGACAAAATACAGAACACGAAACAAG GGCACAGCAGGAACGTCATCACGCCGGCCAAAACATCCAG TCCGTCTCTGTCCCCGTGGGAGTGCGCTCACTGCACCACGGTTAACGAGATGCGAGCCGTCCTCTGCACGACCTGCGAACGGCCTCGACTCGCCACGGCCGCCTCCAACGTTCAGGAGAGCCTCGTGTCAGTTTCTCCCAACACAG AGTGGCAGTGTAAGAGCTGCACAGTCATGAATCAAGGCAGCAGCATCCTCTGTGAGGTGTGTGAGCGCCCTCGTCTGGCCACCCGCCCACCTGCACCATCGATGCTGTCCAGTCCAGGGTCTCTGTCTGAGTCTGGAACAAAG CAGTGGATGTGTCAGTTCTGCACCTTTGAGAACACAAAGCCCGctctggtgtgtgtgatgtgtaacCAGCCGTGTAAAGACCCCGCTGGAGTGTCTCTGCCTCAGTCCCTGCAGCAGACTCCGACGTCCGCCGCCAAAGATCAACCCCAGCCGGGGGTCAAACCCAAACCAAAGCCCAGAGTCGGCATGGAGATGAAGAGACAGATGATGATGAGAGACGACGGCCTGAGTCTCATCAACCAGATCAGA GAAGCAGAAAAACGCGGCGTCAGTCCCGAGGAGGTGTACGCCGCCATCTGCATGTCCGGCGGCAGCAacccctgtgattggctgactTCAGAGCTGCCTCACCTGCTGGATGAAATCTGCGCCATGGCGGCCTCCGTCCAGCTAAACTACAAAGCAGGGGATTCTGGGACACAACTTGAGGTGGTGAGAGACGGACAGGAGGCCGAGCGGAGCGGTCCGAACGACACAGGCGGAGGCGTGAAGCTGTCTCGAGCAGAGGCCAAGCTGGCGTGGTTAGCCGCGGGAGGAGACACGCAGAGAGCCGTGAGACAGCTGCTCAGAGACAGACAGTTCAAG atgaGGGAGCTGCACTCTCTGGGCTTCAGAGATGTGTTGCGCTGCGAGGAGGCCCTGCGTCAGAGCGGCGGAGAGATGAGAGGGGCCCTGTCTCTGTTGCAGCGCCCCCTCCTGGAGCAGTTCCACCAGCGTATCTGGGGGGAACAGCCCGAGCCGCCGATTGATCCCAAACACCCGGACAAACAG AGGATGTGCAGACGTCTGCTGGCGTTATACGAGCTGCCCAGCTGGGGGCGCTGTGAGCTCGTCCTCTCGCTGCTTCAGGAGCCAGACGTCACGTACTCTCTGGAGGACGTGGTGCACGCTGTGAAAGAGTCCCCGGACAAAGATTTCATCCGGCGTCTCCTCAACAACGAGTGTCCCTGCTGTCTGTGCATCTTCCCCCGCAGCAAG ATGCAGTCTCTGACCTCCTGTCAGTGCTCCGTGTGTCACGAGTGCTTCAGGCAGCACTTCACCATCGCTGTGAGAGACAAACACATCAGAGACATGGTGTGTCCCGTCTGCAGCGGGCCGGACATCAACGACCCCGAGCTGATGGACAGCTACTTCTCCACGCTGGAcatacag ctgcGGGTGTGCTTGGAGTCTGACGTGTACGACCTGTTTCATAAAAAGCTGACGGAGCAGGCTCTGATGAAAGACCCAAAGTTCCTGTGGTGTTATCAC TGCACCTATGGTTTCATCAATGAAGGAGACCAGCTGAAGGTCACCTGTCTGTCCTGCCAGAAGAGTTTCTGCGCTCAGTGTAAGAAACCT TGGGAGCCTCAGCACCAGGATCTGTCCTGTGAGCAGTTCCAGCAGTGGAAGAGGGAGAACGACCCCGAGTATCAGAGGCAGGGCCTGGCCGGATACCTCCGAGACAACGGCATCA CCTGTCCTTCCTGCAGGTTCGTGTACGCTCTAACTAAAGGCGGCTGCATGCACTTCAGCTGCTCCCAGTGCAGGTACCAGTTCTGCAGCGGCTGCAACAACCCCTACCACAAG ACTGTGTGTAAGACGCCTCAGTGTAACTTCCCCGGGCTTCACGCTCATCACCCCAGAGACTGTCTCTTCTACCTCAGAGACTGGGAGCCGCCCAGACTGCAGCACCTGCTGCAG aagtGCGGCGTGGAGTTCAACACGGATCCATCTGACGGAGCTCAAACTG ACGCCTGCTGTGTGATGGAGCAGAAGGATGAAGCGGGTCAGCAGATCGATTCACCCTGTGGGGCCCAGACTCAGCCGGGACAAGCCGGACTCTGCGA GAAGCACTACAGGGAGTACCTGGTGAGTCTGATCAACGCTCACTCTCTGGACCCGGCTCTGCTCTACGACCTCCAGGAGCTGACCCGGGCGTGTGACCGACACCAGGTGGACAAGCAGAAAGGAGAAGCCGAGGATGACAACGCCTACCACGCTAGACTGCTCAAG